One part of the Methylobacterium mesophilicum SR1.6/6 genome encodes these proteins:
- a CDS encoding Nramp family divalent metal transporter, with protein MVAPNAATAPGGAAPGAMSRRTEGAIRDVLDGRKGGRGRFLLFAGPAVTASIAYMDPGNFATNIQAGARYGYGLLWVVLLANLTAMLFQALSAKLGIVTGKNLAEHCRDATTRPVRLALWGISEVAAMATDLAEFLGGAIGLSLLTGMPLMAGMGITAIVTYAILLLEHEGFRPLEIAIGAMVGTIGLCYAVELLVAPVAWGEAAKGLVTPKIPDAQALTIAVGIIGATVMPHALFLHSGLTQSRGNPRTEADRRLLVRYSNREVVVALLLAGLVNMAMVIMAAAAFHLGHSEVAEIGEAYRTLTPLLGPAAGAAFLVSLLASGISSSVVGTLAGQLVMQGFTGWRIPLLVRRLVTMLPAFVVVAIGVDPTQALVLSQVVLSLALPVPMVALVVFTRRRSVMGPFANGPLTQAAAVAGAAVVLALNMVLLAAAFGVPVPGLE; from the coding sequence ATGGTGGCGCCGAACGCCGCGACGGCCCCGGGCGGCGCCGCGCCCGGAGCGATGAGCCGGCGGACCGAGGGCGCCATCCGCGACGTCCTCGACGGGCGGAAGGGCGGCCGCGGCCGGTTCCTGCTGTTCGCAGGTCCGGCCGTCACGGCGTCGATCGCCTACATGGACCCCGGCAACTTCGCCACCAACATCCAGGCCGGCGCCCGCTACGGCTACGGCCTGCTCTGGGTGGTGCTGCTCGCCAACCTCACGGCGATGCTGTTCCAGGCGCTCTCGGCCAAGCTCGGGATCGTGACGGGAAAGAACCTCGCGGAGCATTGCCGGGACGCGACGACGCGGCCGGTGCGCCTCGCCCTCTGGGGCATCAGCGAGGTCGCCGCCATGGCCACCGACCTCGCGGAGTTCCTCGGCGGCGCCATCGGCCTGTCGCTGCTCACCGGCATGCCGCTGATGGCCGGCATGGGGATCACCGCGATCGTCACCTACGCGATCCTGCTCCTGGAGCATGAGGGCTTCCGGCCGCTGGAGATCGCCATCGGCGCGATGGTCGGCACGATCGGCCTCTGCTACGCGGTCGAGCTGCTGGTGGCGCCCGTGGCCTGGGGCGAGGCCGCCAAGGGCCTCGTCACCCCAAAAATTCCGGACGCGCAGGCGCTCACCATCGCGGTGGGGATCATCGGCGCCACCGTGATGCCGCACGCGCTGTTCCTGCACTCGGGCCTCACGCAGAGCCGGGGCAATCCCCGCACCGAGGCCGACCGGCGCCTGCTGGTGCGCTACTCGAACCGCGAGGTGGTGGTGGCGCTGCTGCTGGCGGGGCTCGTCAACATGGCGATGGTGATCATGGCGGCGGCGGCCTTCCATCTCGGCCACAGCGAGGTGGCGGAGATCGGCGAGGCCTACCGCACCCTGACGCCGCTGCTGGGTCCCGCCGCGGGGGCGGCCTTCCTGGTGTCGCTGCTCGCCTCCGGGATCTCCTCCTCGGTGGTGGGCACGCTTGCCGGGCAATTGGTGATGCAGGGCTTCACCGGCTGGCGCATCCCGCTCCTCGTCCGCCGGCTGGTGACGATGCTGCCGGCCTTCGTGGTGGTGGCGATCGGCGTCGACCCGACGCAGGCGCTGGTCCTGTCCCAGGTGGTACTGTCGCTCGCCCTGCCGGTGCCGATGGTGGCCCTGGTGGTGTTCACCCGGCGGCGCAGCGTGATGGGTCCCTTCGCAAACGGGCCGCTGACCCAGGCGGCCGCGGTGGCGGGGGCCGCGGTGGTGCTCGCGCTCAACATGGTGCTGCTGGCGGCGGCCTTCGGGGTGCCGGTGCCGGGACTGGAGTGA
- the mntR gene encoding manganese-binding transcriptional regulator MntR: MQDASEPGSPETVLVDPERHVESFRQAREARRSELVEDYVELIDDLIGDGGEARQVDIAARLGVAQPTVAKMLKRLCEDGFVQQRPYRGVFLTEAGRRLAVQARERHRIVERFLCALGVSPETARRDAEGIEHHVSAETLEAFRAFAERHGRT, encoded by the coding sequence ATGCAGGACGCATCCGAGCCGGGCTCGCCGGAGACCGTGCTGGTCGATCCGGAGCGGCACGTGGAGAGCTTCCGCCAGGCGCGCGAGGCGAGGCGCTCGGAGCTGGTCGAGGATTACGTCGAATTGATCGACGACCTGATCGGCGACGGCGGCGAGGCGCGGCAGGTGGACATCGCGGCCCGCCTCGGCGTGGCGCAGCCGACCGTCGCCAAGATGCTCAAGCGCCTGTGCGAGGACGGTTTCGTCCAGCAGCGGCCCTATCGCGGCGTTTTCCTGACCGAGGCCGGCCGGCGGCTGGCCGTCCAGGCCCGGGAGCGCCACCGGATCGTGGAGCGCTTCCTCTGCGCGCTGGGGGTGAGCCCCGAGACCGCCCGGCGGGACGCGGAGGGGATCGAGCACCACGTCAGCGCCGAGACGCTCGAGGCGTTCCGGGCCTTCGCGGAGCGGCACGGGCGGACGTGA
- a CDS encoding zinc-binding metallopeptidase family protein, producing the protein MKIFQCQACDQPVTFEATACESCARPLGYTCAVHEVSALEPQGFSAHPLMGGAQVFHAYADPGRRYRRCNNALSEACNWLVPEDSPDIYCTACRHNRVVPDLSQGWNLTRWRQIEAAKHRLFYSLLRLELPLATRAQYTDGLAFDFLVDPSESFSGGPPVLTGHINGLITMNIAEADDVERERRRILFGEHYRTLLGHFRHEIGHYFWYLLVLNSPSWESFRALFGDERLNYVQALQDHYARGAPADWDEAYVSAYATAHPWEDFAETFAHYLHIVDTVETASTFELHVRPRLRQRAHAVPQAPTVIDFDPYNTLDLDRLIAAWLPLTYAINSLSHSMGQPALYPFKLTPAVIAKLAFVHERIYASRTGTLPDAGEAGAEMLRAVILGLRQKVAAPTV; encoded by the coding sequence ATGAAGATCTTCCAGTGCCAGGCCTGCGACCAGCCGGTCACCTTCGAGGCGACCGCCTGCGAGAGCTGCGCGCGGCCACTGGGCTATACCTGCGCGGTCCACGAGGTCTCGGCCCTGGAGCCGCAGGGTTTCTCGGCCCATCCGCTCATGGGCGGCGCCCAGGTCTTCCACGCCTACGCGGATCCCGGCCGGCGCTACCGGCGCTGCAACAACGCCCTGTCGGAGGCCTGCAACTGGCTGGTGCCGGAGGACAGCCCCGACATCTACTGCACCGCCTGCCGCCACAACCGCGTGGTGCCGGACCTGTCGCAGGGCTGGAACCTGACCCGCTGGCGGCAGATCGAGGCGGCCAAGCACCGGCTGTTCTACTCGCTGCTGCGCCTGGAACTGCCGCTGGCAACCCGCGCCCAGTACACCGACGGCCTGGCCTTCGACTTCCTGGTCGATCCGTCCGAGAGCTTTTCCGGCGGGCCGCCGGTGCTGACGGGCCACATCAACGGCCTGATCACCATGAACATCGCCGAGGCCGACGATGTCGAGCGGGAGCGCCGCCGGATCCTGTTCGGCGAGCATTACCGCACGCTGCTCGGCCATTTCCGGCATGAGATCGGACATTACTTCTGGTATCTGCTGGTGCTGAACAGCCCCTCCTGGGAATCCTTCCGGGCGCTGTTCGGCGACGAGCGGCTGAACTACGTCCAGGCCCTGCAGGACCACTACGCCAGGGGCGCGCCGGCCGACTGGGACGAGGCCTACGTCTCGGCCTACGCCACCGCCCATCCCTGGGAGGATTTCGCCGAGACCTTCGCGCATTACCTGCACATCGTCGACACGGTCGAGACCGCCTCGACCTTCGAGCTGCACGTGCGCCCGCGCCTGCGTCAGAGGGCGCATGCGGTGCCGCAGGCGCCGACCGTGATCGACTTCGATCCCTACAACACCCTGGATCTCGACCGGTTGATCGCCGCGTGGCTGCCGCTGACCTACGCGATCAACTCGCTGTCCCACAGCATGGGCCAGCCGGCGCTCTACCCGTTCAAGCTGACGCCCGCGGTGATCGCCAAGCTCGCCTTCGTGCACGAGCGGATCTACGCCTCCCGCACCGGCACCCTGCCGGATGCCGGCGAGGCCGGGGCCGAGATGCTCCGGGCGGTGATCCTGGGCCTGCGCCAGAAGGTGGCGGCGCCGACGGTGTGA